The Bacteroidia bacterium genomic interval AAGATGAGTTTCCTGACTATGCAAGAAATAAACGCTTTGAAGTCGATATTACTGACGGCCACTTGAGCTTTGATTATAAATTGAGGGATGGAATTTCTCAGAACCTCAATGCGACCTTCCTGATGAAGAAAATGGGGATCATGCCTTAAACCCTTAAGGCATAAATTTGCGGCCAGGAAGAGGAGAAATTGTCCTCAAATCTGCCGGACAATCGACTATATTTGGGTACTGATAAAAGAAACGCATGTCAAATAAAGACTGGAAACACCAACTCACCGATATATTGGGGCGCCTGAGTTTATTGGAAGAAAAGTACTCAGGTCTGGGACAGGATTTGCTTGCCTACCTCGATGGACTTTATTACTCCAATGGCCTGAATTACTGGGAATATATTCACCTGGAAAGTTTGCTCGGCTTACAAACCCCTCGGACCCCTTTTCCGGATGAGGTCATCTTTATTACCTATCACCAGATGACGGAGCTGATGTTCAAGTTGGTAAAACTGGAAATAAAAGCTCTCACAGATGAAAGAGGGGAAGAGAGTGAGCATTTGAAACTTCAGAACTGGCACAAAAGGATCGGACGGGTAGTTAACTATTTCAAACATCTTTGCAATAGCTTCGACATCATGCTCACGGGTATGGATCGGGAAGAGATGAGAAAATTTCGCATGGCCCTTCTCCCGGCCAGTGGTTTCCAATCTGTGCAGTTTCGGGAGATAGAAATCATGAGTACAGGATTGGAAAACCTCATTCCCACAGAAAAAGATACAGGAGAAAAAAGTATAGAAGACCGCTATCCCAATATCTACTGGAAAGCCGGAGGAATCGACTCAGATACAGGCAAGAAAACCATCACCCTCAGAACCTTTGAGGCCAAATACGATGAAGATCTTATTCAATTAATTGAGACTTATGAAGGGAGTAATGTGGAGGCCTTGTATAAAAATTCTTCCCGGGAAATTCTTGAAGATGAGGAACTCAAAGAACTCCTACGAAACTATGATGTCCATATGAACGTATTCTGGAAACTCAGTCACTTGTCTGCGGCTTCCAGGCATTTGGTACAGGAAAATACGGCGGTAGAAGCCACAGGAGGAACTAACTGGAAAAGTTTTCTGCCTCCTAAATTTCAAAAGATAATTTTTTACAAAGATCTATGGAAGGAGGAAGAGTTGGACGATTGGGGAAAGGCAGCCATAGTGAAACATTTCCAGAAAAGTATTTCGAGTAAATGGATGAAATGAGCCCGCGGCCATTTTAGTGACATGAATTTATCCCCAAAAGCTTAATTTGGCGTATATATTGCTTCAAAAGATTAGGGAAAGTAGTCTGTTAGATACGTAAAAATCAGAAGTTAAACAAGTGGTCTCTTATCTATATCTCTGCTATATTTGTTACAGTTCATAGATGTAGAATGGTCGAGGTCTTTCTCAGGTATTCTAGTATATAATGGAAGAATTTTTCAGGAATAGTGATTTCGAGGAACAACAAACCCGGGCAAGTGTCAGGGAGTTTGAAAATATGCTCTTGGAAGACTCTTTCTTCTTTATTGACCTGGGAAAAGTAGAGGTTATCTATAACTATTATTTTCAGACCAATGAGCTTCACAAAGCTCGCAAACTGGTCGATTTCGCTTTACAAAGTCATCCTTCTTCTGGTGCCCTGTATTATAAGCTGGCCAAGCTCGAATTTGAGTACGGTCACTATGGTAATTCACTCGCACATATCGATACGGCCTTGAGCTATTCTCCCCTTCAAATTGATTATTCAATTTTCAAGGCTGAGATTCTCGTTAGGTTGGACAGGAATAAAGACAGTCTCGATCTGATGGAAGAGGTCTTGGGTATCTCCACCAAACCGGAAGAGATCTACATGACCATGGGTAATTTAGCCCAAATCTCAGGAGATCCTGTAAAGAGCGAAGAGTATTATAAGAAATCCCTGTCCATCAAGCCGGATTTTGAAGAAGCCGTTTACGAACTTGCTTTTCTTCTGGAGTCTGAAGATCGACTGACGGATTCTATTGCCTTATATGAATCTTATCTCAATGATTATCCCTATTCCGAAATGGTTTGGTATAATCTGGGTGTCCAATATAGAAAGACCGGCAATTATGAAAGAGCCATAGAGTGCTTTGATTATTGTCTCGCTATAAACGATGAACTTTCGGCTGCTTACTTCCAAAAAGGACAGCTACAAATGGACCTGGGACGTTATCAGGATGCCCTGCAATCTTTCCTGGAAGCAAATTCCCTAAGTCCTTATGACGTACATACGCTTTTCCATGTAGCAGATTGTTATGAAAATCTGGATATGTATCGGGATGCAATCCGATATTATACCAAAACCTCTCAGGTAGATCCGGATTTTCTGGATGCCTTTATCGGGATTGGATATTGTTTGGAAAAGCAGGAGAAATTCCTGGAAGCAATCCATTATTATGAGAAAGCATTCAAGCTGGATGATGAAAATCCGGATGTATGTATGTCCATAGCCAGCTGTGAATTTAAACTAGGCAATAAGCATAGTTCCTATATGTACCTGGAACGTGCCATTCAGTTGAATCCTCAGGATATCTCTATCTGGCAGGATTGGTCCAGCCTTTTGCATGAGCATACGCAATATGAAGGGGCGATCTCCTTTCTGGAAGAAGGGCTTAAATACAATCCCTCAGAGGCAGAACTCTATTTTCAGTTGGCAGCTTACTGTCTGGAATCCGGACACCGTAGCAAAGGCCTCAACTACCTGGAGCATGGCTTATTGCTAGACTATCAGGCCCATTACTACCTTTTCCACGTGGATGCCAGCCTCAAGCATGAGCCTGAGGTGATGGAACTGATTCGAATTTATAAGAATTAGAGTTTTTTGTTCCTCAATTCGCGGGCTCTTTCCGCGTAAACATATCCCATTACATTTTTGAGTTGCACCAGGATATTGGTGATCTGATTGGGCTCAATCCTTTCGCCCGCATATACAGACTTATCGGCCAACTGAGCCGCTTCTACGAGTACTTGTTGTTGCTCCAAGCTGAAATCCGCTCGCCCTTGAAGAGCTTCTTTAAACTCGGTAGTTGTCATGGATCGATAGCCGGATAAATCTTCAGGATCTAAAAAGCCTTTCCACAACTGCGTCAAGCGATCAAAAAGCTTGGGTTGATCATGCAGATTTTCCAGTTCACGGAGTTGGCGTTTGAAGGATTGCCAGTCAAGTCGGTTTCTGCGGATTATGAGGTATTTCCTGATAGGTTTCCGGAGGAGGAGCAAAAATCCCAGCATAAGGCTGATGATTCCACTAATCAGCAAAAACATCCGAAAATAATTGGGCGGATCTTCCATGCTCACCAGGCCGTCCTGTATCGAAAATTTACTTCTGTCTTCGCCTCCGGTTACGCGTCGATTGAGCCTGATGGAATCTGTTTTAACAAATCTCCGAACCGTATCATCACCCATATAATAGGCATAGGGCAAACGCAAAGCCTGACGATCCTGCAATTGGAAGCTGCGGACTTTATATTCCACTACATCCCAGGAATAGCCGTCCAGGGTTTGGGTTGGTTCGGGTTCAAAGGAAACCAGTTCAAAAGGAGCGAAGGCTCTGGGCTCCGGGAAAATCACAACCACATCAGAGGGATGTTTTATCGCCATTCTTACACTCACGGGTTTGCCTACAGCCATAGTATCTTGCTGAAATTCGAGGCGTGCCTGAATTTCCTGAGCATGTAGTTCTAAGGGCTGTCCCGGGAATATCCAGAAACTGAGCAGCAAGGATATGTAGATCGCTTCTCTCCTCATGAATTATGCCTTCAAGCGATTTCTCTTTTTAAAATAGCTTTCGAGAACGGGGATATAATCTTCCTGGGTATTGACCGAAAGCATATCCATCTTGTTCTTTTTGCAAAGGGTTTCCAGATTTTTTTCCACCTGCATGAAGCTTTCGTTCAATTGCTGACGATAAGCTGCATTTCCTGCATTTAGCCAGGTTTGTCTTCCGCTTTCTATCTCAAGGACCGGGATCGTACCTGTTCCCATCTGAAAGACTTCATTCGGGTGAAAAAGACGAATCAGAATTACTTCATGCTTTCTACCCAAGTGTACCAGTGCGCGTTCATAATTGTCATCCAGAAAATCTGAAATGATGATCAGAATACTTCGTCTTTTGAGGGTATGTTTGATAAACTCCAGGGCGAAGTTGATATCTGTTTTTTCGCTTTTATTGGTATTGGTAAGGACGCCTCTTACGATTTTGAGGATATGTTTTCTCCCTTTATTGGGTTTGTAAAACTTCTCCATGCGATCAGAAAAGGTCGCCAGTCCAAATTTATCGTTATTCTTTAGGGCAGAGAAAGCCATGATAGAAGCGATCTCCATGCCGATCAGTCGCTTGTTTTCATCCTGGGGTCCGAAGTCCCCCGAGCCACTTACATCAAATAGTACGAAAAGGGTTTGTTCACGCTCTTCGCGAAACTTTTTGATATATACCTGTCCGGTTTTGGCAGTTACGTTCCAGTCGATGGTTCTGATATCATCGCCATACTGGTAGAGTCGAACCTCATCAAATTCCAGTCCCTGACCTTTGAAAGCAGTATGATACTCACCAGCAAAGGTACTTTCCACCATCTTACGGATCTTGATTTCGAGCTTGCGTACCTTCCTGAGGATATCTTTCATATAGGCTGTCTAAGGTCTGTCTGTGTTTTTTGGATTAAACGGCTATAGGAGCTTTGATAAGTGGATGTGGATCGTAATTCTTTAAGGTAAAGTCTTCGTATTGAAATTCAAAGATAGATTTGACTTCGGGATTAATATGCATTTGGGGTAAAGCCCGTGTATCTCGGCTGAGTTGCAGCTTTACCTGATCAAAATGATTGTGATAAATATGTGTATCCCCAAAAGTGTGCACAAAATCTCCCGGCTCAAGATCGCATACCTGTGCCATCATCATCGTCAACAAGGCATAGGAAGCAATATTGAAAGGAACCCCTAAAAAGAGGTCAGCACTTCTTTGGTAGAGCTGACAGGAAAGTTTGCCATTTGCCACATAAAACTGAAACATGGTATGGCAGGGAGGGAGCGCCATGTTTTCTACATCGGAAACATTCCAGGCACTGACGATATGTCGGCGGGATTGAGGTTTGTTTTTGATCGAATCTACAACTTGAGAAATTTGGTCAATAGTTGCTCCATTTGCTCCTTGCCAACTTCTCCATTGTACACCATAAACCGGTCCCAGATTTCCCTCTTCATCTGCCCATTCATTCCAGATTCTCACACCATTATCCTGAAGGTATTTTACATTATTGTCTCCTTTCAAAAACCAAAGCAATTCATAAATGATCGACTTCAGATGCACCTTTTTTGTGGTAACAAGAGGAAATCCTTCCTGTAGGTCGAACCTCATCTGATGTCCAAAAATACTTCGGGTTCCCGTTCCGGTCCGGTCTCCACGATCCGTCCCTTCATCCAATACTTTCTGTAATAAGTTCAGGTAATTTTGCATGATGTCTTTTAAGGTGTTGGAGTTTTGAAGTGCGGACGTGTTGTAGGGTGATTTTTAATCAAAATTTTACTATTTAACTATAACACTACAACACATGCCTACTACAACACTCAATCCCTTAAAATTAACAAATATTTTGTCGTCTTTTGTGCTATAGTAGATTGACCTGACAAAGAACGAACATGAAGAGCAAAAAAGTATCAGAATCCTACACGCAAAGTTCCGAATTAGTTCTTCCCAATGACACCAACAACCTGGGAAAACTCATGGGGGGGAAGCTTTTGCACTGGATGGATATCATTGCAGCTATCTCTGCCCAGCGAGCAACTAATCGTACGGTAGTAACAGTTGCTGTAGATTTTGTAGAGTTTAAAGCGAGTATTCCTTTGGGTGCTGTAGTGGTCCTGGAGGCAAAAGTCACGCGAACTTTTAATACTTCTCTGGAGGTACGGATAGATGTAGCCTATGAAAACCTTCAAAAAGGTGAGCGGATGCATAGCAATAGTGCGTACTATAGCTTTGTGGCGGTGGATCAGTCGGGTCAGCCCATTCCTGTCAATCCCATTGAACCTGAGACTGAGGCAGAAAAAGAGCTATATGAAGGAGCTTTGAGAAGACGGGAAATGCGCTTGATGTTGGCGGGACGGATCAAGCCTGAGGATGCCACGGGCTTGCAGGAGATTTTTAAAAGTCTATAATTACGAAAATCGAATAAGGTGACCTCCTCTTTCATATAGGGTCGAAACTATATATAAGTTACTATTACTCACTAACTATCATTTAAAATGAGAAAGTATTTAACCGAGTTTCTGGGTACATTTTTCCTGGTCCTCACCATTGGATTGGCAGTCGGGGCTGGCACTCCTTTCGCTCCTATAGCAATTGGATCTGCTCTGATGATCATGGTCTATATGGGAGGACACATTTCAGGTGCACATTACAATCCTGCCGTTACCCTGGCTGTACTTATTCGGGGGAAGATTGACATCAAGGATGCCGGTATCTATTGGGTATCTCAAATCCTCGGAGGAGTAGCTGCTGCCGCAGTAGCTGGCATGTTGGTACAGGATGCTGATTTTACCTTTCTGGTAGCAAAAGCCGGATCAGCAACACCGGTTCAAGCATTAGCCGTTGAAATCCTCTTTACCTTTGCCCTGGCACTGGTGGTATTGAATGTCGCTACCG includes:
- a CDS encoding tryptophan 2,3-dioxygenase family protein, which produces MSNKDWKHQLTDILGRLSLLEEKYSGLGQDLLAYLDGLYYSNGLNYWEYIHLESLLGLQTPRTPFPDEVIFITYHQMTELMFKLVKLEIKALTDERGEESEHLKLQNWHKRIGRVVNYFKHLCNSFDIMLTGMDREEMRKFRMALLPASGFQSVQFREIEIMSTGLENLIPTEKDTGEKSIEDRYPNIYWKAGGIDSDTGKKTITLRTFEAKYDEDLIQLIETYEGSNVEALYKNSSREILEDEELKELLRNYDVHMNVFWKLSHLSAASRHLVQENTAVEATGGTNWKSFLPPKFQKIIFYKDLWKEEELDDWGKAAIVKHFQKSISSKWMK
- a CDS encoding tetratricopeptide repeat protein; the encoded protein is MEEFFRNSDFEEQQTRASVREFENMLLEDSFFFIDLGKVEVIYNYYFQTNELHKARKLVDFALQSHPSSGALYYKLAKLEFEYGHYGNSLAHIDTALSYSPLQIDYSIFKAEILVRLDRNKDSLDLMEEVLGISTKPEEIYMTMGNLAQISGDPVKSEEYYKKSLSIKPDFEEAVYELAFLLESEDRLTDSIALYESYLNDYPYSEMVWYNLGVQYRKTGNYERAIECFDYCLAINDELSAAYFQKGQLQMDLGRYQDALQSFLEANSLSPYDVHTLFHVADCYENLDMYRDAIRYYTKTSQVDPDFLDAFIGIGYCLEKQEKFLEAIHYYEKAFKLDDENPDVCMSIASCEFKLGNKHSSYMYLERAIQLNPQDISIWQDWSSLLHEHTQYEGAISFLEEGLKYNPSEAELYFQLAAYCLESGHRSKGLNYLEHGLLLDYQAHYYLFHVDASLKHEPEVMELIRIYKN
- a CDS encoding DUF58 domain-containing protein; the protein is MKDILRKVRKLEIKIRKMVESTFAGEYHTAFKGQGLEFDEVRLYQYGDDIRTIDWNVTAKTGQVYIKKFREEREQTLFVLFDVSGSGDFGPQDENKRLIGMEIASIMAFSALKNNDKFGLATFSDRMEKFYKPNKGRKHILKIVRGVLTNTNKSEKTDINFALEFIKHTLKRRSILIIISDFLDDNYERALVHLGRKHEVILIRLFHPNEVFQMGTGTIPVLEIESGRQTWLNAGNAAYRQQLNESFMQVEKNLETLCKKNKMDMLSVNTQEDYIPVLESYFKKRNRLKA
- a CDS encoding thymidylate synthase, which produces MQNYLNLLQKVLDEGTDRGDRTGTGTRSIFGHQMRFDLQEGFPLVTTKKVHLKSIIYELLWFLKGDNNVKYLQDNGVRIWNEWADEEGNLGPVYGVQWRSWQGANGATIDQISQVVDSIKNKPQSRRHIVSAWNVSDVENMALPPCHTMFQFYVANGKLSCQLYQRSADLFLGVPFNIASYALLTMMMAQVCDLEPGDFVHTFGDTHIYHNHFDQVKLQLSRDTRALPQMHINPEVKSIFEFQYEDFTLKNYDPHPLIKAPIAV
- a CDS encoding acyl-CoA thioesterase, producing MKSKKVSESYTQSSELVLPNDTNNLGKLMGGKLLHWMDIIAAISAQRATNRTVVTVAVDFVEFKASIPLGAVVVLEAKVTRTFNTSLEVRIDVAYENLQKGERMHSNSAYYSFVAVDQSGQPIPVNPIEPETEAEKELYEGALRRREMRLMLAGRIKPEDATGLQEIFKSL
- a CDS encoding aquaporin, whose protein sequence is MRKYLTEFLGTFFLVLTIGLAVGAGTPFAPIAIGSALMIMVYMGGHISGAHYNPAVTLAVLIRGKIDIKDAGIYWVSQILGGVAAAAVAGMLVQDADFTFLVAKAGSATPVQALAVEILFTFALALVVLNVATAKGTEGNSFYGLAIGFTVLVGAFAGGPISGGAFNPAVGIGPNVINGGFADLWIYIVGPLVGGALAGFTFNFQNEEK